The following are encoded together in the Flavobacterium sp. TR2 genome:
- a CDS encoding YihY/virulence factor BrkB family protein, whose amino-acid sequence MSQEIEDQIEKLPVIRNLARLFKRIKFPWLEGFSLYDLLEMYTLGILEGAFSYHASAVSFSFFMALFPFALFILNLIPFIPIDNFQEDFLQFVQQSVPPNTFDAISKIISDILNNSHSGLLSSGFLLSIFLMANGINGILSGFESSKHVFDKRGFFRQYLVALAISLVMTVILFVTVATIVVFEVFIQKTIIQDVLSDRIPLIILGRYLFVILMILITSSILLRYGTKQYNKVPFISIGSVFTTILIVISSFFFGIWVIKFSKYNELYGSIGTLLILMFYIWINCMILLLGFELNASIRKLKQKKEK is encoded by the coding sequence ATGTCGCAAGAGATAGAAGATCAGATTGAAAAATTGCCTGTAATTCGCAATCTGGCCCGACTTTTTAAAAGAATAAAATTCCCTTGGCTAGAGGGATTTTCTTTGTATGATTTGCTTGAAATGTACACTTTAGGTATTCTTGAAGGAGCATTTTCATATCATGCGAGTGCGGTTTCTTTTAGCTTTTTTATGGCTTTATTTCCTTTTGCGCTATTTATCTTAAACTTAATTCCGTTTATTCCGATAGATAATTTTCAGGAAGATTTTCTACAGTTCGTACAGCAGAGTGTTCCTCCAAATACCTTCGATGCAATCAGTAAAATTATCAGCGACATTTTAAATAATAGTCACTCAGGATTATTGTCGTCTGGATTTTTGCTTTCGATTTTTTTAATGGCCAATGGAATTAACGGAATATTAAGCGGTTTTGAATCCTCTAAACACGTTTTTGATAAACGCGGATTTTTTAGACAGTATCTTGTTGCCTTAGCTATTTCGTTGGTTATGACTGTCATTCTGTTTGTAACCGTGGCTACAATCGTTGTATTTGAGGTTTTTATTCAAAAAACAATTATTCAAGATGTGTTGAGCGACCGAATTCCGCTGATAATTTTAGGGCGATATTTGTTTGTCATTTTAATGATTTTGATAACATCTTCAATATTATTGCGTTATGGTACAAAACAGTACAACAAAGTGCCTTTTATTAGCATTGGTTCTGTTTTTACAACGATCTTAATTGTTATATCTTCGTTCTTTTTTGGGATTTGGGTTATAAAATTTTCAAAATACAACGAACTTTATGGTTCAATTGGGACATTATTAATTCTAATGTTTTATATTTGGATAAACTGTATGATTCTGCTTTTAGGGTTCGAATTGAATGCTTCTATCAGAAAATTAAAACAAAAAAAAGAAAAATAA
- a CDS encoding DNA alkylation repair protein: MGLIKDIYSVSFYENFSQAVAEVYPIFNKQQFIAAIFEGDFAQKEWKERMKHTTVVFHEFMPQSFPEAVLLIDKIIENLKKNNFADSNLAFIFFADYIEMYGLDEFETSKKAFVSITQFISCEFAVRPFILKYKEQMIDEMIQWSLHENHHVRRLASEGSRPRLPWAMAIPFLKKDPSSILPILENLKNDPSEYVRRSVANNLNDIAKDNPQIVLEIASRWKGHSKETDGIIKHGCRTLLKQGHPEILSHYGLESANIELSSFEIKTPVVKIGDYLQFQFHLNNKNEEPKTIRLEYAVHYKKAKGHLAKKVFKISEKIYHPNQLTKIERNQSFKVITTRVFYTGAHQLSIIINGTESEVLEFELIN; this comes from the coding sequence ATGGGATTAATCAAAGATATTTACTCCGTTTCTTTTTACGAAAATTTTAGTCAGGCTGTTGCCGAAGTCTACCCAATATTCAACAAACAACAATTTATTGCTGCAATTTTCGAAGGCGATTTTGCGCAAAAAGAATGGAAAGAAAGAATGAAACATACAACAGTTGTGTTTCATGAGTTTATGCCTCAAAGTTTTCCCGAAGCGGTTTTACTGATTGATAAAATCATCGAAAACTTAAAGAAAAACAACTTCGCAGATAGCAATCTAGCTTTTATTTTCTTTGCCGATTATATCGAAATGTACGGTTTGGACGAATTTGAAACTTCGAAGAAAGCCTTTGTTTCGATAACACAATTTATAAGCTGTGAATTTGCCGTTCGCCCTTTCATTTTAAAATATAAAGAACAAATGATTGACGAAATGATACAATGGTCTCTACATGAAAACCATCACGTTCGCCGTTTAGCAAGCGAAGGTTCGCGCCCAAGATTACCGTGGGCGATGGCGATTCCGTTCCTTAAAAAAGATCCTTCTTCTATTCTGCCGATTTTAGAGAACCTAAAAAATGATCCTTCAGAATATGTCCGCAGAAGTGTCGCCAATAATTTAAATGATATTGCCAAAGATAATCCGCAGATTGTTCTGGAAATCGCTTCGAGATGGAAAGGCCACAGCAAAGAAACCGACGGAATTATCAAACACGGCTGCAGAACTTTATTAAAACAAGGCCATCCTGAAATATTAAGCCATTATGGTTTAGAAAGCGCTAATATTGAACTTTCGTCTTTTGAAATTAAAACACCTGTTGTAAAAATTGGCGATTATCTTCAATTCCAATTTCATTTAAACAATAAAAACGAAGAGCCAAAAACGATTCGTTTAGAATATGCTGTGCATTATAAAAAAGCAAAAGGTCATCTGGCAAAAAAAGTCTTTAAAATCAGCGAAAAGATTTATCATCCAAACCAATTAACCAAGATTGAGAGAAACCAGTCCTTTAAAGTGATCACAACGAGAGTTTTTTATACAGGAGCACATCAATTGTCGATTATAATTAATGGTACAGAAAGTGAGGTTTTGGAGTTTGAATTGATTAATTAA
- the nadC gene encoding carboxylating nicotinate-nucleotide diphosphorylase, with protein sequence MISEAQFQAELKLLITNAIREDVGPGDYSSLACIPDTAHGQAKLLVKDQGIIAGVELAKMIFDYVDPKLKVKTFIEDGTHVEYGEVVFEVSGSSQSILKAERVVLNTMQRMSAIATKTNHLMKLLEGTNAKILDTRKTTPNFRAAEKWAVKIGGGENHRYALYDMIMLKDNHIDFAGGITRAISTTKEYLKENNLDLKIIVEARNLDEIREILLSDGIHRILIDNFNYEDTKTAVALIGTKCQTESSGNISEKTVREYALCGVDYISSGALTHSVYNMDLSLKAF encoded by the coding sequence ATGATAAGCGAAGCTCAATTTCAAGCAGAATTAAAACTTTTGATTACGAATGCCATTAGAGAAGATGTAGGACCAGGCGATTACAGTTCGTTGGCTTGTATTCCGGATACAGCTCACGGACAGGCAAAATTATTGGTAAAAGATCAGGGAATCATCGCTGGTGTTGAACTTGCTAAAATGATATTTGACTACGTTGATCCAAAATTAAAAGTAAAAACTTTTATCGAAGACGGAACTCATGTAGAATATGGAGAAGTGGTTTTTGAAGTTTCTGGAAGCTCGCAATCTATTTTAAAAGCAGAAAGAGTCGTTTTGAATACGATGCAGAGAATGTCAGCAATTGCTACAAAAACAAATCATTTGATGAAACTTTTGGAAGGAACAAATGCCAAGATTTTAGATACGCGTAAAACAACTCCAAATTTTAGAGCAGCCGAAAAATGGGCCGTAAAAATAGGAGGAGGCGAGAACCACCGATATGCTTTGTATGATATGATTATGCTGAAAGACAATCATATTGACTTTGCTGGCGGTATCACACGCGCTATTTCGACAACAAAAGAATATTTGAAGGAGAATAATCTTGATCTTAAAATTATTGTTGAAGCCCGTAATTTGGATGAAATAAGAGAAATTCTGTTGAGCGACGGCATTCATCGAATTCTTATCGATAATTTCAATTATGAAGACACAAAAACGGCTGTTGCTCTAATTGGTACAAAATGCCAAACAGAATCTTCTGGAAATATTAGCGAAAAAACTGTTCGCGAATATGCGTTATGTGGTGTAGATTACATTTCGTCTGGTGCTTTAACGCATTCTGTTTACAATATGGATTTGAGCTTGAAGGCTTTTTAA